The proteins below come from a single Metarhizium brunneum chromosome 1, complete sequence genomic window:
- the TP_0 gene encoding Aspyridones efflux protein has product MAAAAQRQSQAVDMARLSVKLPRDTLQSSLEKSSQYFLEDHESHVMAYRIKTWLSEDETQLPSTGHTSFCSDLKSLEKNFETDLRSLGKVAARPRADSIVRSSIRDSVRGSILLGAVRYEDMVPGMALRKGEEFEKLQQRQSRFSEDENDAIDTASMRDDGMQHATGMKLALIITALCFAVFVMALDNSIIATAIPRITDEFHSLPDIGWYGSAYMLTGSSFQLLFGKFYTFWSIKWIFLGTIGVFELGSLVCAVAPNSMTLIIGRAVAGMGSAGIFAGALTILAYTVPLEKRPIYSGLIGSMWGISSVAGPLLGGVFTDRLSWRWCFYINLPVGLVTVAVITFFFPDPKRKKEPMTWKQRIWKMDPIGTIAFLPAVVCLLLALHWGGSEYPWDSARITSLLMLAAVLILLFLYVQWRMQDNATVPPRIFKKRTVWASSLFEFFIGACFLLAMYFLPIWFQAVKGASPVKSGVMNIPMLLSVVIFTVTSGAIVSSWGYYTPFIIIGAVLMPIGYGLMSTLTVDSSAAAWIGFQVIAGAGVGVGMQQPLIAVQVVLDMADVPTGTAIIIFMQSLGGALFVSAGQTVFTNRLENFVHEFAPRVDPKAVLAAGATGIRTAFPEEFLGAIVKAFNSALTNCFWVSTATASAAITGAVFVEWKSVKGKKVDMAAA; this is encoded by the exons ATGGCTGCAGCTGCCCAACGGCAGTCACAAGCTGTAGATATGGCACGCTTAAGTGTCAAGTTGCCCCGCGACACTCTACAGTCCTCTTTGGAGAAGTCATCGCAATATTTCTTGGAGGACCATGAAAGTCATGTCATGGCTTATCGCATCAAGACATGGCTATCCGAGGACGAGACCCAGTTGCCGTCGACAGGACACACAAGTTTCTGTTCCGATCTCAAATCCCTGGAGAAGAATTTTGAGACTGATTTAAGGTCCTTGGGAAAGGTGGCTGCACGACCAAGAGCCGACTCAATCGTTCGTAGTTCGATCCGAGACTCTGTGCGGGGAAGTATTCTTCTCGGAGCAGTACGATATGAGGATATGGTTCCCGGCATGGCTCTGAGGAAAGGTGAAGAGTTTGAAAAGCTTCAACAACGCCAATCGCGGTTTTCAGAGGATGAAAATGACGCCATTGACACGGCGTCAATGCGAGACGACGGCATGCAGCACGCGACGGGGATGAAGCTTGCTTTAATCATTACTGCATTGTGCTTTGCCGTATTTGTCATGGCTCTAG ACAACTCCATAATTGCTACTGCTATTCCAAGGATAACAGACGAGTTTCACAGTCTACCCGACATTGGCTGGTACGGTTCCGCATACATGCTTACCGGGTCATCTTTTCAACTGCTCTTTGGCAAGTTCTATACTTTCTGGAGCATCAAATGGATCTTCCTCGGCACCATTGGGGTCTTTGAactcggcagccttgtttGCGCTGTCGCACCCAACAGTATGACTCTAATCATAGGACGGGCTGTCGCCGGCATGGGATCGGCAGGCATTTTCGCTGGAGCGCTCACCATTCTAGCCTACACTGTCCCTCTAGAGAAACGGCCCATCTACAGCGGCTTGATTGGTAGTATGTGGGGGATTTCGTCGGTCGCTGGGCCCCTTCTTGGTGGTGTCTTTACAGATAGGTTGtcatggagatggtgttTCTACATTAATCTTCCCGTTGGCTTGGTCACAGTGGCCGTCATCACATTCTTCTTTCCCGACCcaaagaggaaaaaagagcCCATGACATGGAAGCAGCGCATTTGGAAAATGGACCCGATTGGCACTATTGCCTTCTTGCCGGCTGTCGTTTGTCTTCTGTTGGCTCTGCATTGGGGAGGATCCGAATACCCTTGGGACAGCGCGAGAATCACGTCTCTTCTCATGCTGGCTGCAGTACTTATCCTCTTATTTCTCTACGTCCAATGGCGAATGCAAGATAACGCAACTGTACCACCTCGCATCTTCAAGAAACGAACGGTCTGGGCCTCGTCACTGTTTGAGTTCTTCATTGGTGCCTGTTTCTTACTCGCCATGTACTTCTTGCCCATTTGGTTTCAAGCGGTCAAGGGCGCGAGTCCGGTCAAGTCGGGCGTCATGAACATCCCCATGCTGCTGAGTGTTGTGATTTTCACCGTCACCAGCGGCGCAATCGTCTCCTCATGGGGCTACTACAcgcccttcatcatcatcggagCCGTTCTCATGCCCATCGGCTACGGGCTCATGTCCACGCTCACAGTTGACTCTTCGGCTGCCGCATGGATAGGATTCCAAGTCATTGCCGGGGCTGGCGTGGGCGTGGGTATGCAGCAGCCGCTCATCGCAGTCCAGGTTGTCCTCGACATGGCAGACGTGCCCACCGGCACGGCAATCATTATATTCATGCAGTCGCTCGGCGGCGCGCTCTTCGTGTCGGCTGGCCAAACTGTGTTTACCAACCGTCTCGAGAACTTCGTGCACGAGTTTGCTCCTCGGGTTGATCCCAAGGCCGTTCTCGCGGCGGGCGCAACAGGTATTCGGACCGCCTTCCCTGAGGAGTTTCTGGGCGCGATTGTGAAGGCGTTCAATTCCGCACTCACGAATTGCTTTTGGGtttcgacggcgacggcgtctgcGGCCATCACGGGCGCCGTGTTTGTGGAGTGGAAGAGTGTGAAGGGGAAGAAGGTGGATATGGCGGCTGCTTAA